In Candidatus Methylomirabilota bacterium, the following are encoded in one genomic region:
- a CDS encoding OB-fold domain-containing protein, with translation MIEGIEASRCPACRAIVAPPASYCPRHPVAMEPVLLPGAGEIVSFTTLHAPPAGFRAPLHIALVELEGGARFVCHGADTRGLRIGSRVAIEAVDSVYYFSHLGAVDRARLFWHRAGRAGDRVSAIARSLAKRVFKGRARASS, from the coding sequence GTGATCGAGGGGATCGAGGCCTCCCGCTGCCCCGCGTGCCGCGCGATCGTCGCGCCTCCCGCGAGCTACTGCCCGCGCCATCCCGTGGCGATGGAGCCCGTGTTGCTGCCGGGCGCCGGCGAGATCGTCTCGTTCACCACGCTCCACGCGCCGCCGGCGGGCTTTCGCGCGCCGCTGCACATCGCGCTCGTCGAGCTCGAAGGGGGTGCGCGGTTCGTCTGCCACGGCGCCGACACGCGCGGGCTCAGGATCGGCTCGCGCGTCGCCATCGAGGCGGTGGACAGCGTCTATTACTTCTCCCACCTGGGCGCCGTGGACCGCGCGCGGCTTTTCTGGCACCGCGCCGGCCGCGCCGGCGACCGCGTGAGCGCGATCGCGCGGAGCCTCGCCAAGCGCGTCTTCAAAGGACGAGCGCGTGCCTCGAGCTAA